A genomic stretch from Acetobacter ascendens includes:
- a CDS encoding 4-(cytidine 5'-diphospho)-2-C-methyl-D-erythritol kinase, which yields MTVDVLDVATTTLTEIAPAKINLYLHVTGRRPDGYHLLDSLVVFAGAGDVLHYEPGTEPLHLKLEGRFGRALGADAAGADNLVIKAAAVLRDLAGPDANVQGGCLVLEKNLPVASGIGGGSADAAAALRLLNRAWNVQVDEPTLFRVAETLGADVPVCLLSQTVRMEGIGETLTPAPRLPECGLVLVNCGQAVSTPDVFRKRTGDFVPRADLPQSWPNSAAMVATLKAQENSLEAPACNVCPPVKRVLADIVAQPECQLARVSGSGATCFGVFPTVEAAREAAGRLADAHAAWWVWGGALV from the coding sequence ATGACAGTTGATGTTCTGGATGTTGCAACCACAACCCTGACAGAAATCGCACCAGCAAAAATCAATCTGTATTTGCACGTTACGGGCCGCAGGCCAGATGGATACCACCTGCTGGATAGCCTTGTGGTGTTTGCTGGTGCAGGAGATGTGCTGCATTACGAGCCGGGCACAGAACCGCTGCACCTTAAGCTGGAAGGCCGTTTTGGCCGCGCCCTTGGGGCAGATGCCGCTGGGGCTGATAATCTGGTAATAAAAGCCGCCGCCGTGCTGCGTGATCTGGCCGGGCCAGATGCCAATGTGCAGGGTGGGTGCCTTGTGCTGGAAAAAAACCTGCCCGTGGCTTCTGGCATTGGCGGAGGTTCGGCAGATGCTGCTGCCGCTTTGCGCCTGCTAAACCGGGCATGGAACGTACAGGTGGATGAACCCACCTTGTTCCGTGTGGCGGAAACATTGGGGGCGGATGTACCGGTATGCCTGCTCAGCCAGACTGTGCGAATGGAAGGGATTGGTGAAACCCTTACCCCCGCGCCGCGTTTGCCAGAATGTGGCCTTGTGCTGGTAAATTGCGGGCAGGCTGTTTCCACCCCGGATGTGTTCCGTAAAAGAACGGGCGATTTTGTGCCACGGGCTGATTTACCGCAAAGCTGGCCTAATAGTGCCGCTATGGTGGCAACCCTTAAGGCGCAGGAAAACAGCCTGGAGGCTCCGGCCTGCAATGTGTGTCCGCCGGTTAAGCGTGTATTGGCCGATATTGTGGCCCAGCCAGAATGTCAGTTGGCCCGCGTGAGCGGCTCTGGCGCTACATGCTTTGGCGTGTTCCCCACTGTTGAAGCTGCGCGGGAAGCAGCAGGCAGGTTGGCAGATGCACACGCCGCATGGTGGGTGTGGGGCGGGGCTCTGGTTTAA
- a CDS encoding tetratricopeptide repeat protein, producing the protein MLFCRLLPTVFMLLSATVLASPLYAAQPDTSGAALKGAEPKADTAVMHAPVGHVDSGAFLSAVIAVRRGDDLQAARSFRQAAAADPQNMELLKQAFVRSVMAGDADAVPLAHKLDKLPGAQSVISALVLGNDAAVRGEWGEALTYYHQARTDPLTHLIMPLLLAWCEQAQGHADEAVESLTHIQKSVLVPFYTLHAALIAQVAGQTDRAGQLFDETRKIMPGGDLLLTRSYAAWLWEHGQKEKARAELRKLEGDDPVLLLAGPQLQATISHFPVSSARGGIARAYILTAFLLRQQGREQAQQAAATGGMVGNDANLYQFNEAARLMLGFALAMDPTLAEARLMLAEIQIDEDHGAAARETLLRVPQSDPMSPVARLRLAVLDSTPDQATEAVSLLRPLVAQLPDQILLQRVLGNALVQQRDWKGAIAAYTKAIDLATAQKDVDWTLLFLRAMVYHEMGDWPHARDDARAALAYAPDESMLLNFLGYSMVERHENLPEAEKLLRKAHQLSPDDAAITDSLGWVRAERGDLNEALDLLEKAAEKTPEDPEVNYHLGEVYWRQGRKTEAIDQWNVALGLHPIPSDEVLIRAALKRAGVEPDAKKADQAAPAKAAPQDKGTHTP; encoded by the coding sequence ATGCTGTTTTGTCGCCTTCTGCCTACGGTTTTCATGCTGCTTTCCGCCACTGTGCTGGCTTCTCCGCTTTATGCGGCCCAGCCGGATACATCTGGCGCAGCCCTTAAAGGGGCCGAACCCAAAGCAGATACTGCGGTTATGCATGCGCCTGTTGGGCATGTCGATTCGGGGGCGTTTCTGAGCGCCGTGATTGCCGTCCGCAGGGGGGATGACCTTCAGGCCGCACGCTCTTTCCGCCAAGCCGCAGCCGCAGACCCACAGAATATGGAACTGCTGAAGCAGGCTTTTGTGCGCAGTGTGATGGCGGGTGATGCCGATGCCGTGCCACTGGCCCACAAGCTAGATAAGTTGCCCGGCGCGCAAAGCGTAATTTCCGCCCTTGTGCTGGGGAACGATGCCGCCGTGCGCGGTGAATGGGGTGAGGCGCTCACCTATTATCATCAAGCCCGCACAGACCCGCTGACACATCTTATTATGCCGCTGTTGCTGGCATGGTGTGAGCAGGCGCAGGGCCATGCTGATGAAGCCGTGGAAAGCCTGACCCATATTCAGAAATCTGTGCTGGTGCCGTTTTACACACTGCACGCCGCCCTCATTGCGCAGGTCGCAGGCCAGACAGACCGCGCGGGCCAGCTTTTTGATGAAACGCGCAAGATCATGCCGGGGGGGGACCTGCTGCTTACCCGTTCCTATGCCGCATGGTTGTGGGAGCATGGGCAGAAGGAAAAAGCCCGCGCCGAGTTACGCAAGCTGGAAGGGGATGATCCGGTTCTGCTGCTGGCTGGCCCGCAGCTTCAGGCTACAATTTCACACTTCCCGGTCTCATCGGCACGAGGCGGGATTGCACGCGCTTATATTCTTACGGCGTTTTTGCTGCGCCAACAGGGGCGGGAACAGGCCCAGCAGGCCGCAGCCACCGGTGGCATGGTGGGGAATGATGCCAACCTCTACCAGTTTAACGAGGCCGCACGCCTGATGCTGGGCTTTGCCTTGGCCATGGACCCCACATTGGCCGAAGCCCGGCTGATGCTGGCCGAAATCCAGATTGATGAAGACCACGGGGCCGCCGCGCGAGAAACATTGCTGCGCGTGCCGCAGTCTGATCCCATGTCCCCCGTGGCACGGTTGCGGTTGGCTGTGCTGGATTCCACGCCCGATCAGGCTACCGAGGCTGTCAGCCTGTTGCGCCCGCTTGTGGCCCAGTTGCCAGATCAGATTCTACTTCAGCGTGTTTTAGGCAATGCACTGGTGCAGCAGAGAGACTGGAAGGGCGCGATAGCCGCTTATACCAAAGCCATAGACCTTGCCACCGCCCAGAAGGATGTGGATTGGACGCTGCTTTTCCTGCGTGCCATGGTGTACCATGAAATGGGGGATTGGCCCCATGCGCGGGATGATGCCCGTGCCGCACTGGCCTATGCGCCAGACGAATCCATGCTGCTGAACTTTCTGGGGTATTCCATGGTGGAACGGCATGAAAATCTGCCCGAAGCCGAAAAACTTTTGCGCAAGGCGCACCAGCTTTCCCCCGATGATGCCGCTATTACAGACAGCCTAGGCTGGGTGCGTGCTGAGCGCGGAGACCTGAACGAGGCGCTGGACCTTTTAGAAAAAGCCGCAGAAAAAACACCCGAAGACCCGGAAGTGAATTATCATCTGGGTGAGGTTTACTGGCGGCAGGGCCGCAAGACCGAAGCCATAGATCAGTGGAACGTGGCTTTGGGGCTGCACCCCATTCCGTCGGATGAAGTATTGATACGTGCTGCGCTCAAGCGTGCTGGTGTAGAGCCGGATGCCAAAAAGGCAGATCAGGCCGCCCCCGCTAAAGCTGCGCCGCAGGATAAAGGAACACACACGCCATGA
- a CDS encoding uracil-DNA glycosylase — translation MMEAALSLLRLYTEWGVDVAVTDAPADHRHAGAGLVLPPLRGKMPQQAPPYIPPQPGTGRTPAPATVTQNQPQQPPTPTSFADTVEQAQRLAAAANTPEELFQAMDSFVACPLRGAAMHTLMPSGPHNAPLMLIGEAPDEDEDRSGQVFAGLCGTLLDTMLAPLPLERSQLALATALPWRPAGGTAPTDMDQRICRLFLERAITLFAPKRLLLCGRLPARMLLGKTTDLPRRNWQDITLPGLPPLPVMFMRHPLQLRASPAARREIWATLMTVMDTLRQDSQSM, via the coding sequence ATGATGGAAGCTGCTCTGTCTCTCCTGCGCCTTTATACGGAATGGGGCGTGGATGTTGCTGTAACCGATGCCCCGGCCGATCATCGGCACGCTGGGGCCGGGCTTGTGCTGCCTCCACTACGGGGCAAAATGCCCCAGCAGGCACCACCGTACATTCCTCCGCAGCCCGGAACAGGCAGAACGCCGGCACCTGCCACGGTTACGCAAAACCAACCGCAGCAACCGCCTACCCCCACCAGCTTTGCAGATACGGTAGAACAGGCACAGCGCCTTGCCGCAGCCGCCAACACGCCAGAAGAGCTGTTTCAGGCGATGGATTCCTTCGTGGCATGCCCGTTGCGCGGCGCTGCCATGCACACCCTTATGCCATCCGGCCCCCACAACGCCCCCCTAATGCTGATTGGGGAAGCCCCAGATGAGGATGAGGATAGAAGCGGGCAGGTGTTTGCGGGCCTATGCGGCACCCTGCTGGACACCATGCTGGCCCCACTACCGCTGGAACGCAGCCAACTGGCCCTTGCTACGGCCCTACCGTGGCGGCCTGCTGGTGGTACCGCACCAACAGATATGGACCAGCGCATCTGCCGCCTCTTTCTGGAACGCGCCATAACTTTGTTCGCCCCCAAGCGTCTGCTGCTGTGTGGGCGGCTGCCTGCGCGTATGCTGCTTGGCAAAACCACAGATCTGCCCCGCCGTAACTGGCAGGATATTACCCTGCCGGGGCTGCCTCCGTTGCCCGTTATGTTCATGCGTCATCCGCTCCAGCTTCGGGCCAGCCCTGCTGCACGGCGTGAAATATGGGCAACACTGATGACGGTGATGGATACCCTGCGCCAAGACAGCCAAAGCATGTAA
- a CDS encoding lytic transglycosylase domain-containing protein: protein MRAIGQIPHQIAAKAILAGAALLASASVVVTRAHAKPPEAGPEPYSEELAMVLPRQAFPEGDDVTLPKPLPPEVATQVRAILRLQQQGAFTEAISSTTHLTDSTLLGELQADRYLNPNYHPNATELRNWLKQYTSYADAPAIWARLAALPERGGPLPPAPPADHLAPAHAALAAGPLAQEFTRNPLLDRTLRERTTWGLKGVHSALHLISITPGMTPAYAAQLQAETAQAMLVSGETDMALDIGRTAVNISRERNALASYITGLALWQKQAYAEAIPFFEKASHAPRAMPEMRAACAFWAARGHEKTGNAHARHIWLQHAAAFPRSFYGLLAYRMLRPDPADHAASSAHTHPVGFKPLENSPVPDNGASSAPVLTEIDIEAVGATDVGRRVFALLQVGEPEMAENAIRRAWPDLRDVTLARAFQLVAQTAGLHDLATEMADALNTHAATAQNAEDTPLPLLRPRHGFTMDPALVYALARVESNFDPRAVSGAGAHGLMQIRPLTADFVTSESPTNLNHHFVHSAEALHDPSINLEIGQRYVQYLAGLTRQTSHTEARGGDIIRLLASYNAGPSALAHWESSTGPAANDPLLFMELLPNTETRDYVHHTLAYLWMYAAKMKLPTPSLTALAQSTWPDFEDEKALAHTLNTRTLH from the coding sequence ATGCGAGCGATAGGTCAAATTCCTCATCAGATCGCGGCAAAAGCCATTCTGGCTGGTGCCGCCCTTTTGGCCAGCGCTTCCGTCGTTGTGACGAGAGCCCATGCCAAGCCCCCGGAAGCCGGGCCCGAACCGTACAGCGAAGAGCTGGCTATGGTTCTGCCACGCCAGGCTTTCCCTGAAGGTGATGATGTTACACTTCCCAAACCTCTTCCCCCAGAAGTTGCCACTCAGGTGCGCGCTATCCTGCGCCTGCAACAGCAGGGGGCGTTCACGGAAGCCATTAGCAGCACCACGCATCTGACAGATTCCACCCTGTTGGGTGAGCTACAGGCAGACCGTTACCTGAACCCGAATTACCACCCCAATGCGACCGAGCTGCGGAACTGGCTGAAACAATACACCAGCTATGCCGATGCTCCGGCCATATGGGCGCGCCTTGCCGCGTTGCCCGAACGGGGTGGCCCGTTGCCTCCTGCCCCACCGGCAGACCATCTGGCCCCAGCCCATGCCGCCCTTGCGGCTGGCCCACTGGCGCAGGAATTTACCCGCAACCCCCTGCTGGATCGCACCTTGCGAGAACGCACTACATGGGGGCTGAAGGGCGTGCACAGTGCGTTGCACCTTATCAGCATTACACCGGGCATGACGCCCGCCTACGCGGCCCAGCTACAAGCTGAAACCGCACAGGCCATGCTGGTTTCTGGTGAAACGGATATGGCGCTGGATATTGGCCGCACAGCCGTAAATATTTCGCGCGAGCGCAATGCACTGGCCAGCTACATTACAGGGCTGGCCCTGTGGCAGAAGCAGGCTTACGCCGAGGCTATTCCGTTTTTTGAAAAAGCCTCCCACGCGCCGCGCGCCATGCCGGAAATGCGGGCCGCCTGCGCCTTCTGGGCTGCCCGTGGGCACGAAAAAACCGGCAATGCCCATGCCCGGCATATCTGGCTCCAGCATGCAGCGGCCTTCCCCCGTAGCTTCTACGGGCTGTTGGCCTATCGTATGCTGCGTCCAGACCCGGCAGACCATGCGGCCTCTAGCGCCCATACGCATCCTGTTGGCTTTAAACCGCTCGAAAACAGCCCCGTGCCAGATAACGGTGCTTCCTCCGCCCCGGTGCTGACGGAAATTGATATTGAAGCCGTAGGCGCCACCGATGTAGGCCGCCGCGTGTTTGCCCTGCTGCAAGTTGGTGAGCCAGAAATGGCAGAAAACGCCATCCGCCGCGCATGGCCAGACCTGCGGGATGTAACACTGGCACGGGCCTTTCAGCTTGTGGCGCAAACAGCCGGACTGCATGATTTGGCCACAGAAATGGCAGATGCCTTGAACACCCATGCCGCCACAGCCCAGAATGCAGAGGATACACCCCTGCCCCTTCTGCGCCCCCGGCATGGTTTTACCATGGACCCCGCCCTTGTTTACGCACTGGCCCGTGTGGAATCGAACTTCGACCCACGCGCTGTTTCTGGCGCAGGGGCACATGGCCTGATGCAAATCCGCCCCCTTACGGCCGATTTTGTAACCAGTGAGTCCCCTACCAATCTCAACCACCACTTCGTGCATTCTGCCGAAGCCCTGCATGACCCCAGCATCAATCTGGAAATCGGGCAGCGCTATGTACAGTATCTGGCCGGCCTAACACGCCAGACCAGCCATACAGAGGCACGTGGCGGAGATATTATCCGCCTACTGGCAAGCTATAACGCAGGGCCTTCCGCCCTTGCGCATTGGGAAAGCTCCACCGGCCCAGCAGCCAATGACCCGCTGCTGTTCATGGAACTGCTGCCCAACACAGAAACGCGGGATTACGTGCACCACACCCTCGCCTATCTGTGGATGTATGCCGCTAAAATGAAGCTACCCACACCATCCCTTACAGCCTTGGCCCAAAGCACATGGCCGGACTTTGAGGATGAAAAGGCACTGGCGCATACGCTTAACACCCGCACCCTTCACTAA
- a CDS encoding hemolysin family protein, with amino-acid sequence MALGEIIPYSARQKPATRVPYTEGISFFMALSILVIFFLVLLNAVFAMGELALISVRKPRLVMLQEQGVRGAERALRLAEDPQIFLPTVQVGMTLVSILEGTFGGVQIEAHLTPMLERIPAIKPIASQLSMIVVVVLITAIMLVLGELVPKQLALREPERVAARLAAPLEVLANATRPVVWLLRQSSNVVLRLMGAADAVNQTLTEEELKAYIAEGARLGVLEHEERTMIERLLRLADRPVRAIMTPRNELVWIDRHAGREALVQALKQTTYARLVVCEGGVDNPVGVVLAKDMLDRVLDGMPASIEAGLRPMMVVPDSISALDMLERMRSIPLGMAFVFDEYGAFEGIVTASDLFDAIVGETSHEPQKLTRLNTEPAPDAVLLLDGTESADEVKDQLAIKTLPEEGSYHTLGGLILALLRRVPAVGDKVAYEGWLFEVLEMEGRRVSRVRASRQPLAEN; translated from the coding sequence GTGGCTTTGGGGGAAATCATCCCCTATTCTGCCCGCCAGAAACCCGCCACGCGGGTACCCTACACAGAGGGCATATCGTTTTTCATGGCACTTTCCATTCTTGTCATTTTCTTTCTGGTGTTGCTGAACGCCGTGTTCGCCATGGGGGAACTTGCACTTATTTCCGTGCGTAAACCCCGGTTGGTCATGTTGCAGGAACAAGGCGTGCGTGGGGCCGAACGGGCCTTGCGGCTGGCGGAAGATCCGCAGATTTTCCTGCCCACGGTGCAAGTGGGCATGACACTTGTTTCCATTCTGGAAGGCACATTTGGTGGGGTGCAGATAGAAGCGCACCTTACCCCCATGCTGGAGCGTATTCCGGCCATTAAACCCATTGCCTCGCAGCTTTCCATGATTGTGGTGGTGGTGCTGATTACGGCCATCATGCTGGTGCTGGGTGAGCTTGTGCCCAAGCAGTTGGCCCTGCGGGAGCCGGAAAGAGTGGCCGCCCGTCTGGCTGCGCCGCTGGAAGTTCTGGCCAATGCTACCCGCCCGGTGGTGTGGCTGCTCCGCCAATCTTCCAACGTGGTTCTGCGCCTGATGGGTGCGGCAGATGCCGTAAACCAGACGCTGACGGAAGAAGAACTGAAAGCCTACATTGCCGAAGGTGCAAGGCTGGGCGTGCTGGAACATGAAGAACGCACCATGATCGAACGCCTGCTGCGCCTTGCAGACAGGCCCGTGCGTGCCATCATGACCCCCAGAAACGAACTGGTGTGGATAGACCGCCATGCTGGGCGCGAGGCACTGGTGCAGGCGCTTAAGCAAACCACCTATGCCCGCCTTGTGGTGTGCGAGGGAGGGGTGGACAACCCGGTGGGTGTGGTTCTGGCTAAGGATATGCTGGACCGCGTTCTAGACGGCATGCCTGCCTCTATAGAGGCAGGTCTGCGCCCAATGATGGTGGTGCCAGACAGTATTTCTGCGCTGGATATGCTGGAACGCATGCGCAGCATCCCGCTGGGCATGGCTTTTGTGTTTGATGAATACGGAGCGTTTGAAGGCATTGTGACGGCGTCTGACCTGTTTGACGCGATTGTGGGCGAAACCTCGCACGAGCCCCAAAAACTCACCCGCCTGAATACAGAACCCGCCCCAGATGCCGTGCTGCTGCTGGATGGCACAGAATCCGCCGATGAAGTGAAAGATCAACTGGCTATCAAAACCCTGCCCGAAGAAGGCAGCTACCATACGTTGGGCGGGCTTATTCTGGCCCTTCTGCGCCGTGTGCCAGCGGTGGGTGATAAGGTGGCTTACGAAGGTTGGCTGTTTGAGGTGCTGGAAATGGAAGGCCGCCGCGTTTCCCGCGTGCGGGCCAGCAGGCAGCCTCTGGCAGAGAACTAA
- the hpnH gene encoding adenosyl-hopene transferase HpnH: MAVPIMQAVRVGKYVVTQHLKKRKRYPLVLMLEPLFRCNLACAGCGKIDYPAAILNQRMTVQECMDADAEAGAPVVAVAGGEPLLHKEMPQIIRGLIARKKYVYLCTNALLLEKKMDEYEPSPFFSWDVHLDGDKTMHDSSVCQDGVYERAVAAIKKAKERGFRVSINCTLFDGADPQRVASFFDEVMAMGVDGIMTAPGYAYERAPDQEHFLNRQKTKQLFRDIFRLGKGHKWRFTQSPLFLNFLAGNEQYHCTPWGKPLRNVFGWQRPCYLLGEGYAKSFRELMDDTKWDDYGTGNYEKCADCMVHSGYESTAVMDAVRRPWHIAKVALFGPEIEKPMAPEISLANQRPAQYVFSKQVEEQMDAIAARKPAKAPRVKVIRTAEGANDAPAAKPAVEATAAD; encoded by the coding sequence ATGGCCGTACCGATAATGCAGGCCGTCAGGGTCGGCAAATATGTCGTCACACAGCATCTCAAGAAGCGGAAGCGCTATCCGCTTGTGCTGATGCTTGAGCCGCTTTTCCGCTGCAATCTGGCATGTGCAGGTTGCGGGAAGATCGACTACCCGGCTGCTATTCTCAACCAGCGCATGACTGTGCAGGAATGCATGGATGCGGATGCCGAGGCAGGCGCGCCAGTTGTGGCTGTGGCCGGCGGTGAACCGCTGTTGCACAAGGAAATGCCGCAGATTATTCGCGGTTTGATTGCACGTAAAAAATACGTCTATCTGTGCACAAATGCCCTGCTGCTTGAAAAGAAGATGGATGAATATGAGCCATCCCCCTTCTTCTCCTGGGATGTGCATCTGGATGGTGACAAAACCATGCACGATTCCTCCGTCTGTCAGGATGGGGTGTATGAACGTGCCGTGGCAGCTATTAAAAAAGCTAAGGAACGTGGCTTCCGCGTTTCCATCAACTGCACCCTGTTTGATGGCGCAGACCCACAGCGCGTTGCCAGCTTCTTTGATGAAGTGATGGCAATGGGCGTGGACGGAATCATGACCGCACCGGGTTATGCTTACGAACGCGCACCGGATCAGGAACACTTCCTGAACCGCCAGAAAACCAAGCAACTGTTCCGTGATATCTTCCGTTTGGGCAAAGGCCACAAATGGCGGTTTACGCAGTCTCCGCTGTTCCTGAACTTCCTGGCGGGGAATGAGCAGTACCACTGCACGCCGTGGGGTAAGCCGCTGCGTAACGTGTTTGGCTGGCAGCGCCCGTGCTATCTGTTGGGTGAAGGCTACGCCAAGTCCTTCCGTGAGCTGATGGACGACACGAAGTGGGATGATTACGGCACCGGTAACTACGAAAAATGCGCTGACTGCATGGTGCATTCCGGTTACGAATCCACCGCTGTTATGGATGCCGTGCGTCGCCCTTGGCACATTGCCAAAGTGGCGCTGTTTGGACCGGAAATAGAAAAGCCAATGGCACCGGAAATCTCACTGGCAAACCAGCGTCCGGCCCAGTACGTCTTCTCCAAACAGGTAGAAGAACAGATGGACGCCATTGCCGCACGCAAGCCTGCGAAGGCCCCACGTGTGAAGGTGATTCGTACAGCCGAAGGCGCGAACGATGCTCCGGCAGCAAAGCCAGCAGTAGAAGCCACTGCGGCAGACTGA
- the dxs gene encoding 1-deoxy-D-xylulose-5-phosphate synthase, which yields MDSSQDKDAPSPIPTLGRFPALDRVEYPADLRNLSVEQLKQVADELRAETVDAVSTTGGHLGASLGVVELTVALHAVFDTPDDKVIWDVGHQAYPHKILTGRRDRIRTLRQPGGLSGFTRRAESKYDPFGAAHSSTSISAGLGMAVAHHLRAEEDPSYRERNVIAVIGDGSISAGMAYEAMNNAAVAGPGAERLIVILNDNEMSIAPPVGAMSNYLSRLMSSRKFMGLRELAGKFVKKLPAPVERTARKADEYARGMITGGTLFEELGFYYVGPVDGHDLPQLVSILRNLRDTDNGPIMLHVITEKGHGYQPAEKAGDKYHAVAKFNVVTGEQKKGPAGPPSYTSVFSRELTRRAATDNKIAAITAAMPSGTGLDAFAKAYPDRFFDVGIAEQHAVTFAAGMATEGLRPFCAIYSTFLQRAYDQVMHDVVLQKLPVRFAIDRAGLVGADGATHAGSFDIAYLGCLPGMTIMAPSDEVELLHMTATAALFDEGPLALRYPRGSGLGLDLPAEGTPLEIGKGRIIREMGGQSRPEKGGVAILSLGPRLAECLKAADMLAARGLPPTVADARFAKPFDTELVENLARNHAVLITIEEGSEGGFGSLVGHHLARTGLLDNVRFRPLTLPDRFIDHNTQAAQYAEAGLSAPHIVGTALSALGIGDMLEAILPNRATGTKS from the coding sequence ATGGACAGTTCTCAGGACAAGGACGCGCCTTCACCGATTCCGACGTTAGGGCGTTTTCCTGCGCTGGACCGGGTTGAGTATCCGGCGGATCTGCGCAATCTCTCGGTTGAGCAGCTTAAGCAGGTTGCGGATGAACTGCGGGCCGAAACGGTGGACGCGGTTTCCACCACGGGGGGGCACCTTGGGGCCTCCTTGGGTGTTGTGGAGCTGACGGTTGCCCTGCATGCGGTGTTTGACACCCCGGATGACAAGGTGATCTGGGATGTGGGCCATCAGGCCTACCCTCACAAGATTTTGACCGGGCGGCGTGACCGTATCCGCACCCTGCGCCAGCCAGGTGGCCTTTCAGGCTTTACCCGCCGTGCAGAAAGCAAATACGATCCGTTTGGGGCGGCCCATTCCTCCACCTCCATTTCCGCCGGACTCGGCATGGCCGTGGCCCACCACTTGCGGGCGGAGGAAGACCCCAGCTACCGCGAACGCAATGTGATTGCCGTAATTGGCGATGGCTCCATTTCCGCCGGTATGGCGTATGAGGCCATGAACAACGCCGCCGTGGCTGGCCCGGGTGCTGAACGGCTGATTGTCATCCTGAACGACAACGAGATGTCCATTGCCCCACCTGTGGGCGCAATGTCGAACTACCTGTCGCGCCTGATGTCTTCACGCAAGTTCATGGGCCTGCGTGAACTGGCTGGCAAGTTTGTCAAAAAGCTGCCTGCCCCTGTGGAACGCACAGCCCGCAAAGCCGATGAATATGCCCGCGGCATGATTACCGGCGGCACGCTGTTTGAAGAACTGGGCTTTTACTACGTTGGCCCCGTAGATGGGCATGATCTGCCGCAGTTGGTCTCTATCCTGCGCAACCTGCGCGATACGGATAACGGCCCCATCATGCTGCATGTCATCACGGAAAAAGGCCATGGCTATCAGCCAGCCGAAAAAGCCGGGGACAAGTATCACGCTGTTGCCAAGTTCAACGTTGTCACCGGTGAGCAGAAAAAAGGCCCCGCAGGGCCGCCGAGCTACACTTCCGTGTTCTCCCGCGAGCTCACGCGCCGTGCCGCCACCGACAACAAGATTGCCGCCATCACCGCCGCCATGCCGTCTGGCACGGGGCTGGATGCCTTCGCCAAAGCATATCCGGACCGGTTTTTTGATGTGGGCATTGCCGAGCAGCATGCCGTCACCTTTGCCGCAGGTATGGCTACGGAAGGGCTGCGCCCGTTCTGCGCCATTTATTCCACCTTCCTCCAGCGCGCCTATGATCAGGTGATGCACGATGTAGTGCTGCAAAAGCTGCCCGTGCGCTTTGCCATTGACCGCGCCGGTCTGGTGGGGGCCGATGGCGCCACCCATGCTGGCTCGTTTGACATTGCCTATCTGGGCTGCCTGCCGGGCATGACCATTATGGCCCCATCCGATGAGGTGGAACTGCTGCACATGACAGCAACCGCCGCTCTGTTTGATGAAGGCCCGCTTGCCCTGCGCTACCCGCGTGGCAGTGGCCTTGGGCTGGACCTGCCTGCCGAGGGCACACCGCTGGAAATTGGCAAGGGCCGTATCATCCGTGAAATGGGTGGGCAGTCCAGGCCGGAAAAAGGTGGCGTGGCCATTCTCTCGCTTGGCCCGCGTCTGGCTGAGTGCCTGAAAGCCGCAGACATGCTGGCCGCCCGTGGCCTGCCGCCCACCGTGGCGGATGCCCGCTTTGCCAAGCCCTTTGATACGGAACTGGTGGAAAACCTGGCCCGCAACCATGCGGTACTGATTACGATTGAGGAAGGTTCGGAAGGTGGCTTTGGCTCCCTTGTCGGGCACCATCTGGCCCGCACAGGCCTTTTGGACAACGTGCGTTTCCGCCCCCTTACCCTGCCAGACCGCTTCATTGACCATAATACTCAAGCCGCCCAATATGCCGAAGCCGGGCTCTCCGCTCCGCACATCGTCGGAACCGCTCTAAGCGCATTGGGCATCGGTGACATGCTTGAAGCGATCTTGCCAAACCGCGCAACCGGGACAAAATCTTAA
- a CDS encoding ABC transporter substrate-binding protein, producing MKRFSIRAGLVFGMTMALLPVAGAGISAPAAFAQSAPASAVSAPIQSLYKALDQVQNAHSSFAERSQMISGAVDQAYDLEAVLKASVGLRYDSLSPSDKQNLLAAFRNFTVARYVSSFKSGSGARFTISPSVTDAPAGGGKIVETHIGSDDSMPGTAVSYIMHNEGGAWKITDVLLSDSRISQAAAQRSDFSSTLNSGGVQGLINVLNRKVQNYSKD from the coding sequence ATGAAACGCTTTTCAATTCGTGCAGGCCTTGTGTTTGGTATGACCATGGCCCTTCTTCCGGTTGCTGGCGCTGGCATTTCCGCTCCGGCAGCTTTTGCCCAGTCTGCTCCGGCAAGTGCCGTAAGCGCGCCTATCCAGTCGCTGTACAAAGCGTTGGATCAGGTTCAGAACGCTCACAGCAGCTTTGCTGAACGCAGCCAGATGATTTCTGGCGCGGTGGATCAGGCTTATGACCTTGAAGCTGTGCTGAAAGCCTCTGTTGGCTTGCGCTATGATAGCCTGAGCCCGAGCGACAAGCAGAACCTGCTGGCAGCTTTCCGTAACTTTACGGTGGCACGCTATGTCTCCAGCTTTAAGTCGGGTTCTGGCGCACGTTTCACCATCTCTCCGTCTGTAACGGATGCCCCTGCTGGCGGCGGCAAGATTGTAGAAACCCACATTGGGTCTGATGACAGCATGCCCGGCACGGCTGTGAGCTACATCATGCACAACGAAGGTGGTGCATGGAAAATTACCGATGTGCTGCTGAGCGATTCCCGCATCAGTCAGGCAGCCGCCCAGCGGTCTGACTTCAGCTCCACGCTGAACTCTGGCGGTGTGCAGGGTCTGATCAACGTGCTGAACCGCAAGGTTCAGAATTACTCCAAAGATTAA